From a region of the Candidatus Eremiobacteraceae bacterium genome:
- a CDS encoding P1 family peptidase — protein sequence MMIGALLLSAVAAASPVSSGSYSSSGPYVKAPALGIHIGRLQPGKYDAITDVAGVRVGQVTHVSGSGKLVPGVGPVRTGVTAVMPRTDVWHRKVFAAAWALNGNGEMTGTTWINEAGWMEVPVLLTDTLSVGRVDDGVVSWYLKQYPGVGIDDDVPLPVVAECDDAFLNDQQGRHNTAADAVAALDAAVGGQVAQGGVGAGTGMVSFEFKGGIGTASRVLTERDGGYTTGVLVNTNTGRRAELTVDGAPVGANIQDLQLREPKAGDGSVIIVIATDAPLLHDQLERLAKRAALGLARTGATARTGSGDLIIAFSTANVVPHYPDARTMTVTVLDQYHINSLFDATEDATEEAVINALLAGQTTVGRDGNTVYGLPHDRLLQILRRYGH from the coding sequence ATGATGATAGGGGCGCTTCTTTTGTCCGCGGTCGCTGCCGCGTCACCAGTCTCGAGCGGATCGTATTCGTCGTCGGGACCGTACGTGAAAGCGCCGGCTCTCGGCATTCATATTGGCCGGCTCCAGCCCGGCAAGTACGACGCGATAACCGATGTAGCGGGAGTCCGTGTCGGCCAGGTGACGCACGTGTCAGGCTCCGGAAAACTCGTGCCCGGTGTCGGCCCCGTGCGCACCGGCGTCACCGCCGTGATGCCTCGAACCGATGTCTGGCATCGCAAGGTCTTCGCGGCGGCGTGGGCGCTCAACGGCAACGGCGAAATGACCGGCACCACGTGGATAAATGAAGCCGGATGGATGGAAGTGCCGGTGCTGCTCACCGACACACTGTCCGTGGGTCGCGTTGACGATGGGGTCGTCTCGTGGTACCTCAAGCAGTATCCGGGCGTCGGCATCGATGACGATGTGCCGCTGCCGGTCGTGGCCGAGTGCGACGACGCGTTCCTCAACGATCAGCAGGGCCGGCATAACACAGCGGCAGACGCGGTCGCCGCACTGGATGCCGCGGTGGGCGGCCAAGTCGCACAAGGCGGCGTGGGCGCGGGCACCGGCATGGTGTCGTTCGAGTTCAAAGGCGGCATCGGCACGGCGTCGCGCGTGTTGACCGAGCGCGACGGCGGCTACACCACGGGCGTGCTCGTCAACACCAATACGGGGCGGCGCGCCGAACTGACGGTTGACGGCGCACCGGTCGGCGCTAATATCCAAGATCTGCAGCTGCGCGAACCGAAGGCGGGTGACGGGTCCGTCATCATCGTGATCGCGACCGACGCGCCGCTGCTGCACGATCAGTTGGAGCGGCTTGCAAAGCGCGCAGCACTTGGCCTTGCGCGCACGGGAGCGACCGCTCGCACCGGCAGCGGCGATCTCATCATCGCGTTCTCCACGGCCAACGTCGTGCCACACTATCCGGACGCGCGCACGATGACGGTGACCGTACTCGATCAATACCACATCAATTCGCTTTTCGACGCGACAGAAGATGCGACCGAGGAAGCGGTCATCAACGCGCTGCTGGCCGGTCAGACCACGGTGGGGCGCGACGGGAACACAGTGTACGGCCTACCCCATGATCGGCTTTTGCAGATATTGCGCCGCTACGGACATTGA
- the nadB gene encoding L-aspartate oxidase: PAAHLSDTLAAGAGLCDEAAAAIVASEAPRRVDELIRLGVAFDLAGPGELDLTREAAHSAARVAHAADATGRAITETLSARAMRHPNVSVLERATAVELIVDDRGCRGAWLHVNDRLVAVLAPVTALATGGSGRMFARTTNPAGATADGLLLALNAGAMLADVEFVQFHPTALALAGAPALLVSEAARGEGAILVDSAGRRFCFDADPRGELAPRDIVARAIARQLQRDPAGLVRLDARPIGSPEYVRSRFPNIAAACARFGIDIGTTPIPVSPAAHYHMGGVRTDLWGRTSVAGLYAIGECACTGLHGANRLASNSLAECLVFAARAADDIRGSDSEGFAIDDPNAAPAIVEAPDGIAAVAELMWSAAGLERDAAPLRAAIDVLDAMPREPRPISRAALEARSVLSAGSIAARAALMREESRGSHYRDDFIDRDDAKWRTRILWSSSGPSFEPVAAPVPNA; the protein is encoded by the coding sequence CCCGCCGCTCATCTCTCCGACACGCTCGCAGCAGGAGCCGGACTCTGCGACGAAGCGGCAGCAGCGATCGTCGCGTCGGAAGCGCCGCGACGCGTCGACGAACTCATACGTCTCGGCGTCGCGTTCGACCTAGCGGGCCCCGGCGAGCTCGATCTCACGCGCGAAGCGGCCCACAGTGCGGCGCGCGTCGCCCACGCCGCCGATGCGACGGGCCGCGCGATAACCGAGACGCTGTCAGCGCGCGCCATGCGCCATCCGAACGTCAGCGTGCTCGAACGCGCGACCGCCGTCGAACTCATCGTCGATGATCGCGGCTGCCGCGGCGCGTGGCTGCACGTGAACGACCGACTCGTCGCCGTGCTCGCGCCCGTCACCGCGCTCGCGACCGGCGGCAGCGGACGCATGTTCGCGCGCACCACGAACCCCGCCGGCGCAACCGCCGACGGTTTGCTGCTCGCGCTCAACGCCGGCGCGATGCTCGCCGACGTCGAGTTCGTTCAATTTCATCCGACCGCTCTCGCGCTCGCGGGCGCGCCGGCGCTTCTCGTCTCGGAAGCCGCGCGTGGCGAAGGGGCGATCTTGGTAGACTCGGCCGGCAGACGCTTCTGCTTCGACGCGGATCCGCGCGGCGAGCTCGCGCCACGCGACATCGTGGCTCGCGCCATCGCCCGCCAGTTGCAACGCGATCCCGCCGGGCTGGTGAGGCTCGACGCGCGTCCGATCGGGTCGCCGGAATACGTGCGGTCACGATTCCCCAACATCGCCGCCGCGTGCGCGCGATTCGGCATCGACATCGGCACGACGCCGATTCCCGTATCGCCGGCGGCGCATTACCACATGGGCGGAGTCCGAACCGATCTTTGGGGCCGCACGTCGGTGGCCGGATTGTATGCAATCGGCGAGTGCGCGTGCACCGGTTTGCACGGCGCGAATCGATTGGCGTCCAATTCGCTAGCGGAATGTCTCGTCTTCGCGGCGCGAGCCGCCGACGATATCCGCGGATCGGACAGCGAAGGATTTGCGATCGACGACCCCAACGCTGCGCCCGCCATTGTCGAGGCGCCCGATGGAATCGCAGCGGTCGCAGAGTTGATGTGGAGCGCTGCCGGACTGGAACGCGATGCGGCGCCGCTGCGCGCGGCGATCGACGTGCTCGACGCGATGCCCCGTGAACCGCGTCCGATCTCTCGCGCTGCGCTGGAAGCGCGTTCGGTGCTCTCGGCAGGATCCATCGCCGCTCGCGCGGCGCTCATGCGCGAGGAAAGCCGAGGCAGCCATTATCGCGACGATTTCATCGACCGCGATGACGCGAAATGGCGCACCCGGATTCTTTGGTCGTCGAGCGGTCCGTCGTTCGAACCGGTCGCCGCACCCGTGCCGAACGCATAG
- the dacB gene encoding D-alanyl-D-alanine carboxypeptidase/D-alanyl-D-alanine-endopeptidase: MHNSRGGKMRAAVPPPDAYQPRRLRRARLRAARRRFAAVCVLAAIVLAVIWIAHVFAPHPKTTVVAHATPRPPAFASNFIRAGSPWSARQTHEIAGAAGSVFGNGDFPASTGVVIEDARTGAKLYARNANGALAPASVLKLVVAATALRDLGPAYRFTSRFVTGQAPQGNAITGSLWFVGGGDPELTSADLQRAVAAMRASGIDRIDGDVIADGSLFGPDEVNPTWAADDLEYGYAALTSAVTMDGGTAQFTITPYPSGGAANVRVDPDAIAGAVVGTIRTTSSDAQNTLRIDPLPDGGGFQVSGLIPYGAPQKYWRSLSNPTQKAAVALKAMLVKAGIVVGGDASVGTAPPGGVAIWTRESRPLTAIIHRMMVDSDNHIAEQLLRSVGAQRFGVGTLANGLAAERDHLREVGVSEAGSGLADGSGLSTANRIDASAVAAVLRELVSGPDAAKYAALLPRVGLDGTVHVRDLAPDALGRVLGKDGYIEGVSSLAGYVKTAHHGVVIYAFLVNGWEHGLDSVWAGEDGLLAQIARY; encoded by the coding sequence ATGCACAACTCGCGTGGTGGGAAGATGCGAGCGGCCGTTCCTCCGCCTGACGCGTACCAACCGCGTCGTCTCCGCCGGGCGCGTCTTCGCGCGGCGCGGCGCCGGTTTGCCGCCGTATGCGTCCTCGCTGCAATTGTCCTAGCCGTTATCTGGATCGCACACGTCTTCGCGCCGCATCCAAAGACGACGGTTGTCGCGCACGCGACGCCTCGACCGCCCGCGTTCGCCAGCAACTTCATTCGCGCCGGGTCGCCTTGGTCTGCTCGGCAAACGCATGAAATCGCAGGCGCTGCCGGCAGCGTATTCGGGAATGGCGATTTCCCAGCGTCCACCGGCGTCGTGATCGAAGATGCGCGGACCGGCGCGAAACTCTACGCGCGCAACGCGAATGGCGCGCTCGCGCCCGCGTCGGTGCTCAAGCTCGTCGTCGCGGCGACCGCGCTGCGCGACCTAGGACCCGCGTATCGATTTACGTCTCGGTTTGTCACCGGTCAGGCGCCGCAAGGAAATGCGATCACCGGCTCTCTCTGGTTTGTTGGAGGCGGCGATCCCGAATTGACGAGCGCCGATCTGCAACGCGCGGTCGCGGCGATGAGGGCGTCCGGCATCGACCGAATCGACGGTGACGTGATCGCCGACGGCAGTCTTTTCGGACCCGACGAGGTGAACCCGACGTGGGCTGCCGACGACCTCGAATATGGGTATGCCGCGCTCACGAGTGCGGTGACGATGGACGGGGGCACGGCGCAGTTCACAATCACCCCCTACCCGAGCGGCGGCGCCGCGAATGTGCGCGTCGATCCGGATGCGATCGCCGGCGCTGTGGTCGGAACCATTCGGACGACTTCGTCCGATGCTCAAAACACGCTCCGGATAGATCCGCTGCCAGACGGCGGCGGCTTTCAAGTCTCGGGCCTGATCCCGTACGGCGCACCGCAAAAATATTGGCGGAGCCTTTCGAATCCGACGCAAAAAGCGGCCGTCGCGCTGAAAGCAATGCTCGTGAAAGCCGGAATTGTCGTTGGCGGCGATGCGTCGGTAGGCACTGCCCCGCCCGGCGGCGTCGCAATCTGGACTCGAGAGTCGAGGCCACTCACGGCGATCATCCACCGCATGATGGTCGATAGCGACAATCACATCGCCGAGCAACTGCTCCGCTCCGTCGGCGCACAGCGATTCGGTGTCGGTACGTTGGCAAACGGACTCGCGGCAGAAAGAGATCACTTGCGAGAGGTCGGCGTTTCCGAGGCCGGTTCTGGCCTTGCGGACGGGTCGGGTCTATCCACGGCGAACCGGATCGACGCTTCGGCGGTGGCGGCCGTGCTGCGTGAACTCGTCTCGGGTCCCGACGCCGCAAAGTATGCGGCGCTGCTGCCGCGCGTGGGTTTAGACGGAACGGTGCACGTACGGGATCTCGCCCCCGATGCGCTTGGTCGCGTGCTCGGCAAAGACGGATACATCGAGGGAGTGAGCAGTCTGGCGGGGTATGTGAAGACCGCGCATCACGGTGTTGTGATCTACGCGTTCCTGGTCAACGGCTGGGAACACGGACTCGATTCGGTGTGGGCCGGCGAGGACGGCTTGCTCGCGCAGATCGCGAGGTATTGA
- the hflX gene encoding GTPase HflX, which yields MPRANVTQATSPGRQRVVIAGVDTGDDHTRFDVEMDELGALANAAGADVVARIVQRRSAVDAASLLGSGKVTEVADAARANGASTVLTLNALRPRQRTNLEKLLGGEISVLDRSVVILDIFAQHARTGEGKLQVELAQLKHQAANLIGARDALSRLGGGIGTRGPGETKLEVDRRHIRARIELLEKQLDHVQTRRREQRRSREGTPVVALVGYTNAGKSSLLNALSGATVYVADQPFATLDPTLRKVRLSEERDVVLADTVGFISDLPKELVAAFRATLEEVTSAAALVHVIDASNPFWARQRESVEVILRELGAGDKPTILAWNKSDVAGSNILGDGVAVSAKTGAGLPELRAAIAALV from the coding sequence ATGCCCAGAGCCAACGTCACCCAGGCCACGTCCCCCGGCCGTCAGCGAGTCGTCATCGCCGGCGTTGACACGGGCGACGATCACACGCGTTTCGACGTCGAAATGGACGAACTCGGCGCGTTGGCCAACGCCGCGGGCGCCGACGTCGTCGCGCGCATCGTGCAGCGCAGGTCCGCGGTCGACGCGGCCAGCCTTCTCGGCTCGGGAAAAGTGACCGAAGTGGCCGACGCGGCTCGGGCGAACGGCGCTTCGACCGTCCTCACGCTCAATGCGTTGCGGCCGCGGCAGCGCACGAATCTTGAGAAGCTGCTCGGCGGTGAGATCTCCGTGCTCGACCGGTCCGTGGTCATACTCGACATCTTCGCGCAGCACGCTCGCACCGGCGAGGGCAAACTGCAAGTCGAACTTGCACAGCTCAAACACCAGGCCGCGAATCTCATCGGCGCTCGAGACGCGCTGTCGCGTTTGGGCGGCGGCATTGGAACGCGCGGACCCGGCGAAACCAAACTCGAGGTCGACCGCCGTCACATCCGAGCCCGCATCGAACTCCTTGAAAAGCAGCTCGACCACGTGCAAACGCGGAGGCGCGAACAGCGGCGCTCGCGAGAAGGCACGCCGGTCGTCGCGCTCGTCGGCTATACGAACGCCGGCAAATCCTCGCTGCTCAACGCGCTGTCCGGCGCGACCGTCTACGTGGCCGATCAGCCTTTCGCCACCTTAGACCCGACGTTGCGCAAAGTGCGACTTAGCGAAGAGCGCGACGTCGTGCTCGCCGATACGGTTGGATTCATCAGCGATCTGCCGAAGGAGCTGGTCGCGGCGTTTCGCGCGACCCTTGAAGAAGTCACCAGCGCCGCCGCGCTCGTCCACGTCATCGACGCCAGTAATCCTTTTTGGGCGCGGCAGCGCGAGTCGGTCGAGGTTATTCTGCGGGAACTCGGCGCCGGCGACAAACCAACCATTCTCGCATGGAACAAATCCGATGTCGCCGGATCGAACATTCTCGGCGACGGTGTAGCGGTTTCAGCCAAAACCGGCGCCGGATTGCCCGAATTGCGTGCTGCGATCGCCGCGCTTGTCTAG
- a CDS encoding SpoIID/LytB domain-containing protein codes for MRRGRFALGAAFSAVGLALCRGPSLALELQDQAPAGQPEPLQARSIRIRLFSGKSLIRADVTGADANCTPVLFSFDANTTFKPTAIGGGVPLSVTAYDSGGLVASRRYAGTVTIAPDPGGILIINAVDLEAYTPSVLGAEMGPSWPLEALKAQAILVRTYALHAAAFSKKPYDLGDDTSSQVYHGIDAVADRFTSAAQSTAGLALYAGESVADIFYSAACGGHTASSVELTGVIAPPYLRGIADVANNGAAYCAKAPYFSWQNVIPTGALERIFDLDAGDLASIDASATWPDGRVKNVKARSHRGFENTMDGRVFYGRCGAQLGYKVLPSTMFGVAPDPGGYGFTGHGIGHGIGMCQWGAHGRADAGMNAAAILSAYFPGTVSRLA; via the coding sequence ATGCGTCGTGGTAGATTCGCGTTAGGGGCGGCTTTCAGCGCCGTTGGTCTCGCGCTGTGCCGCGGACCCTCGCTCGCGCTGGAACTGCAGGACCAAGCACCGGCTGGTCAGCCCGAACCGCTTCAAGCGCGAAGCATCCGGATTCGTCTGTTCAGCGGCAAGTCATTGATCCGCGCCGACGTGACTGGTGCCGATGCGAACTGCACCCCCGTTCTGTTTTCATTCGATGCCAACACGACGTTCAAGCCGACCGCTATCGGCGGGGGCGTGCCGCTCAGCGTGACCGCCTACGACTCAGGCGGGCTCGTCGCGTCGCGGCGCTACGCCGGCACGGTGACCATCGCGCCCGACCCCGGTGGCATCTTGATCATCAACGCAGTGGACCTCGAGGCGTATACGCCGTCCGTGCTCGGCGCGGAGATGGGACCGAGCTGGCCCTTAGAAGCGCTCAAAGCGCAGGCGATATTAGTCCGGACCTATGCGTTGCATGCCGCAGCCTTCAGCAAGAAGCCGTACGATTTGGGCGATGACACTTCAAGCCAGGTCTATCACGGTATCGACGCGGTCGCCGATCGCTTCACGTCGGCGGCCCAATCCACGGCCGGTCTCGCTCTCTACGCGGGCGAGTCGGTCGCCGACATTTTTTACAGCGCCGCATGCGGTGGCCACACGGCAAGTTCGGTGGAACTCACGGGCGTCATCGCACCGCCGTACTTGCGGGGTATCGCCGACGTCGCCAACAACGGCGCGGCGTATTGTGCAAAAGCGCCGTATTTTTCGTGGCAGAATGTGATTCCGACGGGCGCGCTCGAACGGATCTTTGATCTCGATGCCGGCGATCTCGCGAGCATCGACGCGAGCGCCACGTGGCCGGATGGTCGCGTGAAGAACGTCAAAGCAAGAAGCCACCGTGGCTTTGAGAATACCATGGACGGCCGCGTGTTCTACGGCAGATGCGGTGCACAGTTGGGCTATAAGGTTTTGCCGAGCACGATGTTCGGGGTGGCGCCCGATCCCGGCGGCTACGGCTTTACCGGCCACGGCATCGGCCACGGCATTGGGATGTGCCAATGGGGGGCGCACGGCCGCGCCGACGCCGGCATGAACGCCGCCGCCATTTTGAGCGCCTACTTCCCGGGAACGGTCTCACGGCTGGCGTGA
- a CDS encoding methylated-DNA--[protein]-cysteine S-methyltransferase, which produces MSARPTAYTGVCRAGKDSIRVVWTFMGVAFAEKDSRAAVDEAQRRLKMRLESKPVPKLIRESLAALARGERDVDVPVDLTWARDYERDVLFAAMRIPWGETRPYRWLAREAHRPLAVRAAASAIAHNPLWLIVPCHRVVRADGTIGVYGGGAAGVARKRALLKREGVLL; this is translated from the coding sequence TTGAGCGCGAGACCAACCGCCTATACGGGCGTCTGCCGCGCCGGCAAAGACAGCATTCGCGTGGTGTGGACGTTCATGGGCGTAGCGTTCGCGGAGAAAGACTCGCGCGCGGCCGTTGACGAGGCGCAGCGCCGCCTCAAAATGCGGCTCGAGAGCAAACCCGTGCCAAAGCTCATCCGCGAATCGCTTGCGGCGCTCGCGCGCGGCGAGCGCGACGTCGACGTTCCCGTCGATCTAACGTGGGCGCGCGACTACGAACGCGACGTGCTGTTCGCGGCGATGCGCATTCCGTGGGGCGAGACGCGTCCGTACCGATGGTTGGCGCGCGAGGCTCATCGGCCGCTCGCGGTTCGTGCCGCGGCTAGCGCCATCGCACACAATCCGCTCTGGCTGATTGTACCGTGCCATCGCGTGGTGCGCGCTGATGGAACCATAGGTGTATACGGCGGCGGTGCGGCGGGCGTGGCACGCAAGCGCGCGCTGCTCAAACGCGAAGGCGTGCTTCTGTAA
- a CDS encoding diguanylate cyclase translates to MDTSIHFSEEATRTYGPDELEQHLRALAQTAASFARDIDVDTMLAYALRASASGCHAKRAFMMTVDGRDLSLRGVAPALGILDSDAISFRMVAGECAAIDAALQRGESTIFQSADDLTGFPQVAAALGAQNCLIAPVSAGKDIIGVLFLFDKYAPYGGFNALDVAFVRTTVGLLGGALQGMSLRDNAPSSFVGNVSGLVAQHLFDETFALEMERAQRLGLALGCVVFKVLEHGSIAQTHGLSSADVVMRHLGQTLAKHVRQIDILLRYDEQRIVLLMPGEKAETARAVMRRLDATVVRISWPKVGKVSLSCGVASYPEDAKSANELVATAIKHSGTAAEAAIDAA, encoded by the coding sequence ATGGACACAAGCATTCACTTTTCTGAAGAAGCCACCCGCACGTACGGCCCGGATGAGCTCGAGCAGCATCTTCGCGCTCTTGCGCAAACGGCAGCTTCGTTCGCTCGCGACATCGACGTCGATACCATGCTCGCATATGCGCTCCGCGCGTCGGCCTCCGGCTGTCACGCAAAGCGCGCGTTTATGATGACCGTAGACGGCCGCGATCTTTCACTCCGAGGCGTCGCACCGGCGCTCGGCATACTGGATTCCGATGCGATCTCGTTTCGCATGGTCGCGGGAGAATGCGCGGCGATCGACGCGGCGCTGCAGCGCGGCGAATCAACGATTTTTCAGAGCGCGGATGATCTAACGGGTTTCCCGCAGGTCGCGGCTGCTCTTGGCGCCCAAAACTGCTTGATCGCCCCGGTTTCGGCGGGCAAAGACATCATCGGCGTATTGTTCCTGTTCGACAAATACGCCCCATACGGCGGCTTCAATGCTCTCGACGTCGCATTCGTGCGCACAACCGTCGGCTTGCTTGGCGGCGCGCTGCAGGGCATGAGCCTTCGCGATAACGCTCCCTCGTCGTTCGTCGGCAACGTCTCGGGATTGGTCGCACAGCATCTTTTCGACGAAACGTTCGCGCTTGAGATGGAGCGCGCGCAGCGACTTGGCCTCGCGCTCGGATGCGTGGTCTTCAAGGTCCTGGAACACGGCAGTATCGCACAGACGCACGGATTGTCCTCAGCCGATGTCGTCATGCGCCACCTCGGGCAGACGCTCGCAAAACACGTGCGCCAAATCGATATTCTTCTACGATACGACGAGCAGCGGATCGTGCTGCTCATGCCGGGCGAAAAGGCCGAGACGGCCCGTGCGGTGATGCGGCGGCTTGACGCCACAGTGGTGCGAATCTCGTGGCCGAAAGTTGGCAAGGTCAGCTTGTCCTGTGGCGTCGCATCGTATCCCGAAGATGCGAAGTCCGCTAACGAACTCGTGGCGACGGCGATCAAACACTCAGGGACGGCGGCCGAAGCCGCGATCGACGCCGCGTAA
- the nadC gene encoding carboxylating nicotinate-nucleotide diphosphorylase — MRHPYQSSPPFTPMTELEATTFDSFLHAAIAEDVGGGDITTDSVVPTSASATADVIVRDEGVLAGLAVALRAFAIVEPRIDRDLRIQDGTRVGAGTTVARLSGPARGILTAERVALNLLGRLSGIATLTRSYVDEISGSKAKIADTRKTTPGLRSLERYAVRAGGGVNHRFGLHDAVLIKDNHLAADGGVGEAVARSRTGAPGGPVIEVECDTLQQVTEALAAGVDAVLLDNMNEATIAKAVHMAAGRAIVEASGGINLRTVRGVAATGVDVISVGALTHGAVSLDVALDFVLR; from the coding sequence ATGCGTCATCCGTATCAATCGTCGCCGCCGTTCACACCGATGACCGAACTCGAGGCAACGACGTTCGATTCGTTCTTGCACGCCGCCATCGCGGAAGACGTGGGCGGCGGCGACATCACGACCGATTCGGTCGTTCCGACCTCCGCGTCGGCCACGGCGGATGTGATCGTGCGAGACGAGGGCGTGCTTGCGGGCCTCGCGGTCGCGCTGCGTGCTTTCGCAATCGTCGAGCCGCGAATCGATCGCGATCTCAGAATCCAGGACGGCACGCGAGTTGGCGCGGGCACGACGGTCGCGCGATTGTCCGGACCGGCCCGAGGCATTCTGACCGCCGAACGCGTCGCCCTTAATCTGCTCGGGAGGCTTTCGGGCATTGCAACGCTCACGCGTTCGTACGTCGACGAAATTAGCGGCTCTAAAGCAAAGATCGCAGACACGCGCAAGACCACTCCGGGTCTGCGTTCGCTCGAACGCTACGCGGTGCGAGCCGGCGGCGGCGTCAATCACCGCTTCGGGCTGCACGACGCCGTGTTGATCAAAGACAATCACCTCGCCGCCGACGGGGGCGTCGGTGAAGCGGTCGCCCGCAGCCGGACAGGCGCTCCGGGCGGCCCCGTGATCGAGGTGGAGTGCGACACGCTCCAGCAGGTGACCGAAGCGCTGGCCGCAGGCGTCGACGCCGTCCTGCTCGACAATATGAACGAAGCGACGATCGCAAAGGCTGTCCATATGGCGGCCGGACGAGCCATCGTCGAAGCGTCCGGAGGCATCAACTTGCGCACGGTGCGGGGCGTGGCGGCGACCGGCGTTGACGTGATTTCGGTTGGCGCGCTCACGCACGGCGCGGTCTCACTCGACGTCGCCCTCGACTTTGTGTTGCGCTGA